In the Nitrosopumilus cobalaminigenes genome, GTATGATTTTTGCAGAAATGGCTGAATTATCATCAGCACAACAAGTTGTCGATGTTGGTAGTGGTTTATCTGCACCATCAAAGCTTTGGAGAGATAAATATCCTCAAATCAAACTGTATGATGTAAATATAAATTTCAAACAATTGAGTTTTTCTGGAACTGAAAAAAATATTGAGTTTCTTAATTCTACTTCAACAAAATTACCTTTTGCAGATAATTCTGTGGATAGGGTTTTAGCATTGGAATCTGCACAACATTTCAAACCTTTGTCTGATTTTATTTCTGAGTCTAAGAGAGTTTTAAAAAAATCGGGATTACTTGTTATGGCAGTTCCAGTTACTACTGAAAATTCTTCTATTGGGAAATTAGGATTGTTGAAATTTACTTGGTCTTCTGAACATTACACTATAGATTTTCTGAAAAGTTTGATTACATCTTCAGGATTTTCTATCTCAGAAGAGAAACTGATTGGTTCTAATGTTTATGATCCTTTAACTGATTATTATTTAGCAAATCGCGAAGAACTTAAAACTTCTATTTTAAAAAATTATTCTCCATATGTTGAAAAAATTCTATTCAAATCTCTACAAAAAATGAAAAAAGCATCTGAAGGAAAAATTATTGATTATATTTTATTGAAATGTAATTTGTAATCATACTGTGAGAATATTTCGAGAAATAATATTTTCTAGTGCCCGTAAATACTCTGATTCAGAAATTCTTTCTTCTAACAGCCAATATGTTGTGGTTTTCCACCATTCTGGAATTACTACTTGATGTGTTCCCATATTGTATTTTGTATCAAAGAAATTTGTATCTTTTATTTTAGTTTCTTCTCCTACTGTTAATACTTCGGTCTCATGAAATTCATAGGAAAAAATCAGTCCTGTTTTTTTATCAATGATTTTGACATTTTGTCCTGTTGAATCACTAGCAAGCCATGCTGGTCTAATTTCATTATCAAATGTATGGGTAGTTTCTGCAATGATTTTTATATTTTCTGAAATTGAATCTCCTAGTTTTATTGGAAGTGGGATGACAAATTCATAATTTTTACAGCATTCGCCAGTTTTGATAACTCCTTCTCTGTTTACTATGATTTCTTCTTTTGTAATTCCTTCTTTAGATATTTTTTCAACTTCAACTGTAATTTTACTATCTTTTACTGTAATTTGAC is a window encoding:
- a CDS encoding class I SAM-dependent methyltransferase produces the protein MVTINPIDLFLWTFRRNEKDVVNLYSSLSPVMQLATGGSMLNFGYWSKDNSDPISAQNNLCMIFAEMAELSSAQQVVDVGSGLSAPSKLWRDKYPQIKLYDVNINFKQLSFSGTEKNIEFLNSTSTKLPFADNSVDRVLALESAQHFKPLSDFISESKRVLKKSGLLVMAVPVTTENSSIGKLGLLKFTWSSEHYTIDFLKSLITSSGFSISEEKLIGSNVYDPLTDYYLANREELKTSILKNYSPYVEKILFKSLQKMKKASEGKIIDYILLKCNL